AAGGtttcctttttgatcttccattGTTTGGAATAGTCTAATTTGCATTTGAATTAGCTGATTATAGTCTTCTTTGTTTTGCAGATAAATGTGAAGATAAAGATAGTTTCGGCTTCCCCTCCAGGGGCGGTTGCTGCCGAAGCCAAAAAGGTTCAGGCTAATTGGGTTGTATTAGACAAgtaattttctttttcctttttatgtGCATCCTATCATTTCGGTTTCATGAAGAAAGTTTTCATCATTTTAGTTTCATATAAACCGGGTGAAAAGAATTCGGACTTACTGATCTTGATTTTGGTTAGGGACCTCAAGCAAGAAGGAAAACGTTGCATGGACGAGCTCCATTGCAACATTGTGGTTATGAAACGCTCTCAGGCAAAAGTACTAAGACTAAAGTTGGTCGCATCTCCTTTGAAGGAGCTTCAACTAGCTGGTCCATCGGGTGGCCAAACCGATGAAGTTCGAGGACCAGTTGTGACTCCAAGCAGTAGTCCTGAGCTATTTACTGCAACAGAAGCAGGAACATCATCTGTATCAAGCTCTGATCCTGGAACATCCCCTTTTGCACCATCTGAAACGAGTGAAAAATCGAAGAAGAGTGATATGATCCTTATGAAAGAAAGTCGGGAAATTGTATCAGACTCAGATTCAGACGATGAGGATGTGTCCCCTTGTTCAAGTTCAACAAGCTCAGGAATCCAGCCTTGGATGGGTGAATACGTAATTTCACATTTACGATCCTCTCAGAAGCTCGAGAAAAGACAATCCGGGAAATCATTGCAGAAATTTTCTCAATTGGACAGGGATTCCGGTGTTGGGTCTAGAAGATATAGGCCCGATTTAGAGTTCAGTGGAAATGTAAGAGACGCGATGTCTCTGTCAAGAAGTCCTCCTCTTGGACCTCCTCCGCTTTGCTCAATATGCCAGCATAAGGCACCGGTTTTTGGAAAACCTCCAAGGTGGTTTAGCTATGCCGAGCTTGAGCTTGCAACAAGTGGATTTTCCGAGTCAAATTTCTTGGCCGAGGGAGGTTTTGGGTCGGTCCATCGAGGGATACTACCCGGGGGTCAAGCTATAGCTGTGAAACAGCATAAGTTAGCAAGTTCACAGGGTGACGTAGAGTTTTGTGCCGAGGTAGAAGTTTTGAGCTGTGCTCAGCATCGAAATGTCGTTATGCTTATTGGGTATTGTATTGAGGATAAACGAAGGTTGCTGGTTTACGAGTACATATGCAATGGATCCCTAGATGCCCATTTATACGGTAATGTTAAAAACGAAAAGCGTTTACTCCAAAATTTCCAAGGTTTTTTCGGGGTATAagttttacttatgttttggtTGAATTTGCTACGTTTATGTGATCGCAGGACGTAATCAACCCCCATTGGAATGGTTTGCTCGGCAAAAGATTGCAGTCGGAGCAGCTCGAGGGCTACGATATCTACACGAAGAATGCAGAGTGGGTTGCATTGTTCACCGTGACATGCGTCCAAACAACATTTTACTCACCCATGATTATGAACCATTGGTACATTCtcttttagtattttttttttgaaggtttttaaaataattttgttttgtttgtttggtaTGTTAATTGTGTTTTTCTacttaaaaaatgaaataaacgACGAAACTATCACATCCGGTGAAGTGTCTATTTGTTAATTGTATTGGCATTCCTGCAAGCTGAGCTGTATGTTTAATTATCAGTTCTTTTCTGACCAACTGTTGTCTAACCAACCAATCATACTTATTGGGTAAGATAGTTTCTATTTTTGTGATTCTCATGTCACCTAGTTTTACTGGATAGACTCGGTCGCGAAACGGATATCACGGTCAATACGGATAATTTTGCGGCAACTGCAACCTATATTTCGGTCGCAGTAAAATTAAAACCTTTATAATATGGTCATGATACGGTGATGCGGCTttatttttacactataaaaAGTCTTGGATATAGAATTCTCTTCACCAAGGGTGTTTTTAACTTGTGAACATATTTGGACTCAATTTAAATGATTTATTAAATtggattatatttttaatactccctcctattctctttaaatgtctcatttggttttGGCACATTTACCAATGCACATTTTTAttcttaaatatctctaattgtgcttgaGTAGAAATAATAAGACGAAACAAATAAAATCCCACtagactatgttttaacttatagatttaaAACAAAGcacataataaaagtaattgatgaatagtgttgaaaaaccaaatgagacattCAAAGCGAAAAAAGGGAGTATGACAATCAATTTttatctaacctcttcaactgCAAAGAAACATTTTTATTCTTGATTATTGTAGGGCTAAGATTATGGGTTTTCACCCCCTTCTACTCCACTAAAATCGCCGATTAATGCTGATGTTAATGTTATCGTGATCTATTATAGATTGATTGCCCGATTTGCCTTAGGCATGCGTATTATTAGTCGTGTTTACTGTGTTGTATCTCTGAGTAACCAGAAGTTTTGAGTAGCTAATTAGTTTCATGCTTCATACGTGTTTTTCTATTGCGCTTTTCGATTAACGCCTTGAATTCTATTGTAATTTGATGTTATATATATCGGTTCACATGATAAGGTGGGGGATTTTGGCCTGGCAAGGTGGCAACCCGATGGGGACACTGGCGTCGAAACAAGAGTGATAGGCACATTTGGGTACATTCTGATGTACTTACGTTTATTTGATCTATATGACATGTATTTTCTGGTAATGTAATACAAGTACGTATTATTGCAGGTATTTAGCTCCGGAGTATGCACAAAGTGGACAAATCACGGAAAAGGCTGATGTCTACTCTTTTGGTGTTGTACTTGTTGAGCTTCTTACGGGAAGAAAGGCTGTCGACTTAACCCGACCTAAAGGCCAGCAGTGCCTTACTGAATGGGTACTTGCtgcataatttgcttttttgtgGATTACTTAAACTTGTAGTTTATTCCATTGTgatgttttgttatttattgtttCTTGTTTCTTTAACTAGGCACGGCCCCTTTTGGAAGACGGTGCTATTGATGAGCTAATCGACCCGCGTCTTGTTAACCGGTATCTAGAACCCGAGGTTCATTGCCTTATGCATGCTGCTTCATTGTGCATACGACGAGACCCTCACTCTAGGCCTCGAATGTCCCAGGTAAAGGAAAAATCGGTCTTTGGAAATATCAGTTGATAAACCCTGGTCTAAAATGTGAAACAAACGTACATTTCATTAACCCAAtatcattaagtggctcccacctaggcagTGTTTGGAGGGGTCGAATATACACAACTTaccccttgttagtgataacaaaggtTGTTTTTGACTGACTCTTGGTAACAAACATCATCTGCAGCAATAAGTACATCAAGTGAATCGAAATTCTCATGATTTGTGCTTTTAccgttttctttttgtttgccAAGCTTTCAAAAAGATTGCACTAAATAGAGAAAAAAGAGAGGATTGCTTAAGACCAGGGTTTTATTAACAGAAAGTTCTCAAGTTTAGCATAATCTATTAATAATAGTGCATCAATATACTAATTGTGTTTGGATTTTATCTTTTGCTTGGAAGTTAGGTCCTGCGTGTATTAGAGGGTGACATGTTCATGGATTCAAGTGTTATGTCGACACCAAGGCACGACGTTGGGAGTCGCAGCGGAAGAATGAGGCTACAAGATCGAGAATCATTCAGCGGTCCATTACGCAATGAGGAGACGGAAGTTTACACGGGTAGTCTATCCCTCGAATCACTTAGGTCGGCTTTGTGGGAACGCGAAAGGGTTAGGAATTAGTAGAAACGTCAAGATAGATTTGATGGGTTTTGAATGAAGTAAGGTAGTTTTATGGACCCAGAATTTCCCTATAATTTTGGTTAATGTATAGTATAATGGAGGTGGGTTTTGAGAGGGTTGTATTCCATTTTGGTGCCTTGTGAAATTCGGTTGTCAATATTATATGCATTTTGTGCATCATATATACTATTCCATTCCGAATGAAATAGCCACTTCTGAAGTTTTTTTCCTATACATTGTATTAAGCATGGAGTATTATTACAGTTCCGTGGTCCACTAAATTAAAATACACAACTTTTGTGAGACGATTTTATTGTGAGACGTTTTCTAAAATTagcatatatttattttgaggTTGATTACTGAGAGTCAATCTCTCACAAGTGCAGCtcattaaaatattatgttAGATAACTTCAAGTGCTAGAACAAAAAGGTGATTTGTAAATAAAGATGTCATTGAGAAAATCAGCTTTAGGTTTTCCGGTCCAATTTATCTTTAATAAAAAACCGACATCTAATAAATAATTTGTCAAAATCTTCATCACATCACAGTTGGCTTATCAGTCAATACTTTTAGATAATCAAATCAGTCAACAAGTTTAGTTGCTTGCTCTAGGTAACAACTAtcttaaaaaataatgcaattcTACAACTCGCTCGTTGAAACTTGAGAAGAGGAGGTGGCGATCCTAGTACAAGATGTACAAAAAGAAAACTTTTTCGAGCCCTTGTTTAGCTGATTGGGATACAATTTTCTACACTCCTACAACTTTCTTTTTGTTCGCCAGTCTTTCTAAAAGATTGTCCAGAACCTTTTCTTGTAGATTAGCATATGACAGGCTTACTAATTCTTTCAGGGAACCAATTTGCGACAAACGTCTCAACAAAACGTAGTAAAAGGAAATGGAAGCGATAAATCATTCAAACACTAGATTTACAAGATAGAAAACTAATCGCGGGAAAGAAGGTAAAACGGTATAGATCAGTTTTCAATAGATTTGTATCATATGGCGTGATCAGATCCATGCCCCAATTCCATGATCAAAACAATTCACGATAAAGCCAATACACAGTACAGATCTTCAAAACCAATGGTGAAATTTTGTATTCTGCATGTTCGACTGAAAATGGTCTTCAAATTACACGAGCTAATAAGCAGTAACACGAATTTGTTTCTGTGCTTGTCAATCTACTAGAAGATACCAGACTACGAGAGGCATAAAGAGATCTATAGCACATATCTGTATTTGCAGCAAGCTTTTCGCAATGGGCAATTGAAATATATGGAAGTTGTTCTTTATGGCTTCCTCATTTTAGATTTTGCGTATCTGAACGAAAATAGAATAAATGCAGATAAATCAAATTGATAACTGAACAAGCAATGAAAAATATGATTAGGAAAAAGATGGGACGATTACTCGATGTGCATGCCGCCCCTGTCTGAAGATGGCAACATGCTGCCCTGAAGTGCTTGCATTGCATTAGTAGCTTGTTCTACTTCCTGAACAGAGCATGGCATTAAAATGATTACACAAATAGTATTTGTGGTAATTGCCTAAATAAATCGATACAGAACCGGAATACACGGCACCAAAGCTTAAATAGAATAGTTAAGCAATTTATATTCAAACTCCGAGATTATTTATTAATAGACGAACGAAACCAACTGATGTTGAAATCTTGCTTGCTTGTAACTCTCAGCTCTTAGGTTTAGAAGAGGGAagacttaaaatgaaaaatttaggAGAGAAAGACATAAATAGAAGAGGGAATTGAAAGAAGAAAAACGAAAAGAAGAAACCATCAAAAAGCGGTagacaaaataatcaaaaaaagaaaaactggAAGACCAAAATCGAAGAAGCCATAAGAGAAGAATATAGAAAAAGAATCTAAATctaaaagaacaaaaaattgAGTCCACAACAAAGagattaaatttgaaaaaaaatgattgTATTCAGTTGTATGGAGGCCTAGGAAGAGAGTGTCATGGATTGACTTGGCCATTAGATGAGATTACTAAGATTGAATAGAAAATGTATTTGAATGTATCGATTTGTATGTAGAAATGTAATTGTATAACGAAGAACGAATATAAACAAAGAACGATTAAAAAAGATAGTATGCAAGCATTCGAGAGGCTTGTTCTCTCCCAATAATTATAAAACTCCTCTTAAAACTATTACTTCAATGAATCCTAATTCCCCTCCCTTCCCTTCCCCTCTATTTATAGTAATTATGTCTACATGTTATTCCCCCCAACTTAACAAACTCCTAAGTATAACTAATTCCTATATCACCCCTTCTTAGCCCTTCATGACAAATTACAAAGAAGACAACTTTTTTTTGTCTTGTTATATGACAAATTACTAAAGTGCCCTCATGTACATCACTAAGCTCGGGCTAAAGCGATTTTTCTAGAGCCTCGATGCGAGACGCACTTTAAGCTCAACCCTCAGAAGAAGATATTTGTCTTCAATACTTGCGTTTAAGTTTCATATGGTCAGTTGTTTTATCTAATATGTATTCCTTTGGAAATAATCGACTTGCTCTCTTTTCAGAGCTTTGTCTAACACTCTTTTTGATGAGTTTTGAGTACATTTAGTCaaggttagattattatttGTGGTAGACGGAGTGATAAATTGCAAGGAACCAAAAACTCACTCAGTAATTGGGAATGAATCTAACTGTATACAAACTGATCCTGCCTTCCCTCTGTAAGTTAAGCAATGGGAAAATTTTAGAAAGGATCCATCTAGCTATAGATACTAAAGAAGGTTATACATAAGACGAATCGTCAACAAAATATTTCAAGGAAATTCAAGGTTTCAAGCAATCATGGAAGACAAGCTCCTATGCTTTAGAGATGTTTAACTTAAGAACCCTAAGTCAACATAAATCATCTTTAAACTTGAATGAAATGAGCATTGAATAGTAGATCAATAGAAGTTTTTGCTATCTAAATGGAGCTAACAATTGTCAACTAGACTCCCTAGCAACACATCTTTTCCTAAACTATGGAAGTAGAAACCTAGTTGATATGATATGACAAGCTCTTTTTTTCCTATACCCATTACCCACGTATAATATTAAGTATGCAAAGGTTGCTAGGCGATTTCCCTGAAGTGGCATGCTTTATTGCATGAACCTGGTGTTGAATTTGAATGAGCAAGAACTTTATGCTTTGCTTCCTATAACCATTACCCATGTATAGTATTAAGTATGCAAAGGTTGCTAGATCGTTGCATGGAAGCGGCGCATCACATCTCACAAATGTGGTGTCAAATGAGCAAAGATTATAAGATTATGGAGATAAGAGACAACAACAATGCAATCCTAAAAGATTGAGATAAACTACATGAATATATCAGTTTCTCTACATGGATTCTTCTTCTCCACCCATTAATCATTCCTTGGAGATAAGagaccaaataaaaaattgaatatataaGCCAAAACTAACACCttttaatattagaatttagaacaCTTTAAGGAAAATACTTAGAGTTGGTAGATAATATGGAAAAAATTAAGATCAACATTCTTTACATGTAGATGAGAAAAGTGGATACTTAAGTGAAAAGACCTTGACAttcaaaagaaagaagaaaatatgCAAATTATGGTATTCAACACAAAAGCGCAAGATACGATAGATAATTGATATTATGAgttcaaaaccggatatccGGACATCCAGTTTTCCAGATACCTTAAAATGTGATCTGGTTCCGACCCGGATTAAGATATCCGGATACCTGGtttcatttagaatatttttgtcTTTTCTTCTTTCACCCATGcattttttatctctttttttcttttagaatttttttgtttaaataattGTCAAATATTAACTAAGCGGCATAGTGTATAGTCATCAGTATAGTGTATAATGAGTACACAATTAGTAAGCACCATAATTCTAGCAAAAGCAATGACGCTAAGGACAATAAGTCAAGTCTAGCAAGTTAGACATTAGTGGATTCCAATTAATCTGCCTCCGAACAGTTAATCAAAAAAATCGAAAATGGTAAAACATCCGAAAGAGGTACAGCGGGCTCTGCGACAGTACTTTTGACTCTATGAGGAAGAAGACTGAAGAGGCGCCTGAAGAATGAACTCTCAAAACTGAAAAAGGTGCATCTTTCTATTCTAGGATTATCTAAACAATTAAATAACTAGGTATAGCtggattcaaaaaaaaaaatcagatacTGGATATCCGGATTTACCAAAAATACTATCCGTATCCGATTCAAATATTCGATTTGAAAAACAGGTACCCGGCCCGAATTATCCACCTTTTACTAATCGGGTAAAATATACGGTTTAAGATTCGGATGCCGGATAATCCGAGTCGAGTTTCCAAGCCGGATACTTTTGAACAGGTCTAATTATGATGGATGAGTGATTACTCATGTTGTGAGACGTGTATAGAATAAATGAAAGAATATCCATGAGGGTGAAGGTTAtgtgaaaaaggaaaatattgaATGTCATTAGCCTCAAGTGGGAGTATAGAAAGCAAACAACCGAAATTTTGGCAAGAGTGAAACAATGAGATGCAAAATATACCAACATGTGTCACATAGTTTGCAATGGCCAATTTGGGTTCGTGATTTGCTAGTAAGCATAGTTATTGTTCATTCGGTTTGGTTGTTTGGCTCAGTTTTTAGGTTCGTGATATGTGCATTTGATTTGCTaacgaagaaaaaaaaaagttttcaaaCAGCAATAACAACAATGCCAgagtcttaatcccaaaagattgaggTTGACTACATGAAGCAACATATCAGTTTCAATGGTCGTCATTCATTctgattttctaccatcttaatttgtaattctAGATCCTCCATATCATTTTCCACTCCTATCCTTCAAGTAATCTTCGGTCTTCCTCGCCTCTTTTTAAGTCTCTCGAGCTCCAACTTTCTAACTTTCTTACCGGTTCGTTAATATGACATCTTCAGCtctttgcacatgcccaaaccaccTTAAACGATTTTCTTTCATTGTTTCCGCAATATTTGCAACTCTTAAAGCCTTTGTTATATCTTCATTTCGAATTTCCTCCCTCAAGGTATGTCCACTCATCTGTCATAGCATTCGCATTTCTAGTACTCTTATCTTTCCTACTGTGATCTTTTCTAAAAGGCAAACATTTTGATCCATATAGTAGCGTTGATATAATGGTCattcaattagagatatttatgaTTCAAATTGTACATCGACAAGTGAGCAAAACCAAATAGTATGggacatttgattagaataagaGAGAGTATAATATATAGCCATTCACAGTCAAGCACATCCAGGCAAATGATAAAGCATGTGAAAATTGTTACCATAGGAGATACTCTAGATACAACAAAATCAGGCAAATTATAATCCAGTTATCCAGACACAAGTAGATTCACCCGGTGATTGCGCAGGTGAGATTGTTGTGATAAAGTCCAAGGAAAAATTAGCAACCATGATAGTTGGGGGCTGATCGGGCAGATGCCAAGGTTTCCAATCTTAAAAATATCAGCTACATTATCTTCTTTTTTTCCTCCATTAGgaagtaaaatttttattttgtaagcCACTTTTCCCTGTTTACACCTAAGTTTATTCTAGTCACCAAGTAAATgttctaaaattaatgaaaataaaaggaaTCAACACGCAGTGACAAATATAGGTTTAAAGAGATTTCAAGCATTTAATACCTCGTAATCCGCAAATGCAACTGGCATGCCACCTTTAGCACGCATCTTCATCCCATTGAATCCAGTATATCTAGAATCAAAAGAAAATTGTTCTTTGGATTACTTATTTTGAGGGATACGAAAAATATGAGGACAATAAGAGGGAACTAATGCAAGGGATGCAAAGATACATTAGACAGAATCACTTACTGAGATAGCGCTTGTCTCAGTTCATCTTCACTACAGGTAGGGCCtaaattagcaataaacaaagTAGAACATGGCTTGACATCACCTTCAGAGGCCTTTACAATCACAATTTAGATAGAATATAGTAAATTAAAGTGCACCACAAGTCTAATAAACTAATAGGAACTTAAGATGATTAAAGCAAATGAAAATAGTAGTATCAGATGAATAAGCAAAGAGCTTCAAAAACGGCCATTGGCAGGTTATAATGATTAGAAGAATAGTTAAAGGCTAATTTTGATCTGACAAGATTTCTCAAAATGTTTTCCTATTTCAACTTATATTTTTAGACcgaattaaaacataatataaaaataggCAGAGGAATCCATCACCAACATTTTCTGCAGACCCACTGTGTTGAACTTTCTTCTCATCACTGCATAACATCATAGAAGGTGTCATTGTTTCAGAAGTACACACCAGATCAATTTATACAAGCATGCATACACACAGACACACAAGCAACTCATGTAAAGTAAACATTTGAGAATGCATACAGATATATatttgggaaaaaaaaaaaaaaaaaaaaaaaaaaaaaaccattctTGAAACATAGCACTAAATTATTCAAGAACCTTTTTGCATCAGAGGGATCATTATTGTTGGAAGAGCCAGGACCTTCACCTTGATCTTGATTATCAGGCGCATTATCACCTGCATGTCAAACAACACTACAGTTCAACATAAATTGCAATTCACATGCAAATTCAGTTGGATCTCTATCCAATAAAATTAACAAGATTCTGAatataaaagaagaaaatatcATAAACAATATATTCCCACAAAAGGTAACATTAGTAGATATACAATCAATGATGTTCGTGGCGCTTAAAAGGTTGCtttaggaaaatcatgaatgaCAAAACACCCTCATCGTCAGTTGCAGCAGAAAGTACCTTCATCACTAGATGAACCCTCAGCATCATATGTCGTTTTCTTTCTATTATCTATCACAACATAAGGTCCACTGCCTACAAATGGAAAGCAATGAACTATAATGTAAGAACTGAGCGACTACATTTGGATCATGTATTCATGTAATTCAAGAAGCTATGAGTTGAACTTGTACCTGGCTTACGTTTTCTCCTTGAGTTTGATCTAGCCAATTCAATATGTAAGACTGATCCAGCTTGTGGATCAAATTTTACACCCTATATAGAGGAAACATAAAGAGGTACTATCCAAAAGAAGAAAAGATCACTACTTTTATACAATGCATGAAATGTTTAAGCACTGAGAATCAACAAGATTCTTTTTTATCTAGAGTTGTATAATTAATTACAGACATCCCATGATCGGTTCACAATCACTAAAATAAACCGCAGTTTCCTTTGGTTTTCTATCCCACAATCCCTCATCTTCCTTAAAGGAAAACAAATGCATGCCTTCACTTGctcctttttaatttattaccaAAAATTGTCTCTCCTCTCTTCTACTCAATATTGTACTCAAAACCCACCAACCCGATACTATGTTGCCAATAAATATGCCTGAAATACCTCAAATTTTGGATCCTTCAAA
The sequence above is drawn from the Amaranthus tricolor cultivar Red isolate AtriRed21 chromosome 5, ASM2621246v1, whole genome shotgun sequence genome and encodes:
- the LOC130812627 gene encoding inactive protein kinase SELMODRAFT_444075-like encodes the protein MSGQQQKRESILEKGCSSVSENVEKVLVAVKASKEIPKAALVWALSHVVQPGDCITLIVVVPPPSSGRRLWVFPRFSGDCASGQKKLFAGTSSEQKIELTDSCSQMILQLHDVYDPNKINVKIKIVSASPPGAVAAEAKKVQANWVVLDKDLKQEGKRCMDELHCNIVVMKRSQAKVLRLKLVASPLKELQLAGPSGGQTDEVRGPVVTPSSSPELFTATEAGTSSVSSSDPGTSPFAPSETSEKSKKSDMILMKESREIVSDSDSDDEDVSPCSSSTSSGIQPWMGEYVISHLRSSQKLEKRQSGKSLQKFSQLDRDSGVGSRRYRPDLEFSGNVRDAMSLSRSPPLGPPPLCSICQHKAPVFGKPPRWFSYAELELATSGFSESNFLAEGGFGSVHRGILPGGQAIAVKQHKLASSQGDVEFCAEVEVLSCAQHRNVVMLIGYCIEDKRRLLVYEYICNGSLDAHLYGRNQPPLEWFARQKIAVGAARGLRYLHEECRVGCIVHRDMRPNNILLTHDYEPLVGDFGLARWQPDGDTGVETRVIGTFGYLAPEYAQSGQITEKADVYSFGVVLVELLTGRKAVDLTRPKGQQCLTEWARPLLEDGAIDELIDPRLVNRYLEPEVHCLMHAASLCIRRDPHSRPRMSQVLRVLEGDMFMDSSVMSTPRHDVGSRSGRMRLQDRESFSGPLRNEETEVYTGSLSLESLRSALWERERVRN
- the LOC130812628 gene encoding U2 small nuclear ribonucleoprotein B'' isoform X2 encodes the protein MGQPSYEAYYLHHSRQQQQPELYYPHSIAETRTPNSIYSSHHDPISVRIPKELRHINTLFVSGLPDDVMPREIHNLFRRRPGFDSCQLKFTGRGNQVVAFVTFLDHQSAVIALQALDGVKFDPQAGSVLHIELARSNSRRKRKPGSGPYVVIDNRKKTTYDAEGSSSDEGDNAPDNQDQGEGPGSSNNNDPSDAKSDEKKVQHSGSAENASEGDVKPCSTLFIANLGPTCSEDELRQALSQYTGFNGMKMRAKGGMPVAFADYEEVEQATNAMQALQGSMLPSSDRGGMHIEYAKSKMRKP
- the LOC130812628 gene encoding uncharacterized protein LOC130812628 isoform X3 — encoded protein: MGQPSYEAYYLHHSRQQQQPELYYPHSIAETRTPNSIYSSHHDPISVRIPKELRHINTLFVSGLPDDVMPREIHNLFRRRPGFDSCQLKFTGRGNQVVAFVTFLDHQSAVIALQALDGVKFDPQAGSVLHIELARSNSRRKRKPGSGPYVVIDNRKKTTYDAEGSSSDEGDNAPDNQDQGEGPGSSNNNDPSDAKSDEKKVQHSGSAENASEGDVKPCSTLFIANLGPTCSEDELRQALSQYTGFNGMKMRAKGGMPVAFADYEREGRISLYTVRFIPNY
- the LOC130812628 gene encoding uncharacterized protein LOC130812628 isoform X1, which produces MGQPSYEAYYLHHSRQQQQPELYYPHSIAETRTPNSIYSSHHDPISVRIPKELRHINTLFVSGLPDDVMPREIHNLFRRRPGFDSCQLKFTGRGNQVVAFVTFLDHQSAVIALQALDGVKFDPQAGSVLHIELARSNSRRKRKPGSGPYVVIDNRKKTTYDAEGSSSDEGDNAPDNQDQGEGPGSSNNNDPSDAKSDEKKVQHSGSAENASEGDVKPCSTLFIANLGPTCSEDELRQALSQYTGFNGMKMRAKGGMPVAFADYENKLRCKQGKVAYKIKILLPNGGKKEDNVADIFKIGNLGICPISPQLSWLLIFPWTLSQQSHLRNHRVNLLVSG